The genomic stretch CTGCGGCTGCAACGGGGAGAGCGTGGACTACCCGGTGATCGCCAGCGAGACCTGCGCCCACATCACCTCCGGCGAGTGCGAGAGGGGCCTGCTGTTCTGCGGCACCGGCATCGGCATTTCCATTGCCGCCAACAAGACCCCTGGCATCCGGGCGGCCTGCTGCTCCGACTACTACAGCGCCAAGTACACCCGCATGCACAACGACGCCAACGTGCTGTGCATGGGGGGACGGGTCATTTCCTCTGGCCTGGCCTGCGAACTGGTGGACGTGTTTCTCGACACCGCCTATGAGGGCGGCCGCCACCAGCGCCGGGTCGACATGCTCACCGAGC from Alkaliphilus flagellatus encodes the following:
- the rpiB gene encoding ribose 5-phosphate isomerase B produces the protein MLAIGCDHGGYALKEEVKKHLDERGIEYIDCGCNGESVDYPVIASETCAHITSGECERGLLFCGTGIGISIAANKTPGIRAACCSDYYSAKYTRMHNDANVLCMGGRVISSGLACELVDVFLDTAYEGGRHQRRVDMLTELDKKKQ